A stretch of Vespa velutina chromosome 8, iVesVel2.1, whole genome shotgun sequence DNA encodes these proteins:
- the LOC124950891 gene encoding uncharacterized protein LOC124950891 isoform X2, protein MPEQVKYYECSRSEYCCAFGCCVSPGLHFHHLWYYWILVIIMFLVCSGGGWWYRYRLQGRYRTTASTIPSRSSNSRTQSTLRGQACQPQQARISYNSARNTVLLHRMWKGPQRNGTSPNFNGNATTSTYYQNMNVVLNDTNCPYYQLYGPPPSYETVIAQTRGKASSTPTSPEARATRLNLVAGSNVITNPSAPSYFAYPCSPARLNSTMMDPGSRGQQSMQQCTNSPVNSRQNNTEDCMQENAAYVRFPQYCPAENVIGSAAIVRQNFCVSPLRQERSSETLSTIDTSERPPIVHGTSRKGKTLKPEVDSTGSKERMILRDICEGVDCTISQMHGHTKLESCSSKERYGQHRQQLWKEDMKDDDVDEFFSAVRSRKTEKSDEIVVGRINAGGLYKFVGRYATGSQHDEDKEEEEEEREEEEDEEKEVRDSLDSHERIFTRTTFVLSENAKGKHDFANRVLTDVATSPQSNPSNNVIAGSFVSAARHFDATRTITDSGFESKRRLDRSKSLD, encoded by the exons ATGCCTGAACAAGTGAAATATTATGA ATGTTCAAGAAGTGAATACTGTTGCGCCTTCGGCTGCTGCGTCTCTCCTGGActtcattttcatcatttatgGTATTATTG gaTCTTAgttataattatgtttctgGTGTGCTCCGGAGGTGGTTGGTGGTATCGATATAGGTTACAAGGAAGATATAGAACCACTGCATCCACAATCCCAAGTAGATCTTCCAACTCGAGAACGCAAAGCACACTTCGAGGTCAAGCTTGTCAACCACAACAAGCCCGTATCTCTTATAATTCAGCAAGAAACACCGTCTTATTACATCGTATGTGGAAAG GTCCTCAAAGGAATGGAACGTCTCCCAATTTCAACGGGAATGCAACGACGTCaacatattatcaaaatatgaATGTAGTGTTGAACGACACCAATTGTCcctattatcaattatatggTCCACCGCCGAGTTACGAAACGGTGATCGCTCAGACTCGAGGGAAGGCGTCGTCGACGCCAACATCACCAGAAGCAAGAGCTACCAGATTGAACTTGGTAGCAGGGAGTAATGTGATAACGAATCCGAGCGCGCCTTCATATTTCGCTTATCCGTGCAGTCCAGCGAGATTAAATTCTACCATGATGGATCCGGGCTCGCGTGGTCAACAGTCCATGCAACAGTGTACAAACAGTCCGGTGAATTCACGACAGAATAACACCGAGGATTGTATGCAGGAGAATGCAGCGTACGTACGTTTTCCGCAGTATTGTCCGGCGGAGAATGTTATCGGTAGCGCTGCCATCGTCAGGCAGAATTTTTGTGTTTCTCCTTTGAGACAGGAGCGGAGTTCGGAGACGCTCTCAACGATTGACACTTCTGAACGTCCGCCAATCGTTCATGGTACTTCGAGAAAAGGTAAAACGCTTAAGCCAGAAGTCGACTCGACCGGCTCGAAAGAACGGATGATTTTGAGAGATATTTGTGAGGGCGTGGACTGTACGATATCTCAGATGCATGGACACACGAAGCTCGAAAGTTGTTCctcgaaagaaagatacgGACAGCATCGTCAGCAACTATGGAAAGAGGACATGAAGGACGATGACGTAGATGAATTTTTCTCGGCCGTTCGTTCGAGGAAAACGGAGAAATCGGATGAAATCGTCGTTGGCCGGATTAATGCTGGTGGATTGTACAAATTTGTCGGAAGATATGCCACTGGTTCGCAACACGATGAGgataaggaggaagaagaagaagaaagagaggaagaggaggacgaggaaaaGGAAGTCAGGGATTCCTTAGATTCTCACGAAAGGATCTTCACGCGAACAACTTTTGTTTTGTCCGAGAACGCTAAGGGGAAACATGATTTCGCAAATCGTGTTCTTACGGATGTCGCTACGAGTCCTCAATCAAATCCATCCAATAATGTGATAGCGGGGTCATTCGTTTCCGCCGCGAGACATTTCGACGCGACGAGAACGATTACCGACTCTGGTTTTGAAAGTAAACGTAGATTAGACAGGTCAAAGTCGTTAGATTAA
- the LOC124950891 gene encoding uncharacterized protein LOC124950891 isoform X1, translating to MFFAKMTGSTKRKLAIFIGTSKCLVYAEAKYCASEMPEQVKYYECSRSEYCCAFGCCVSPGLHFHHLWYYWILVIIMFLVCSGGGWWYRYRLQGRYRTTASTIPSRSSNSRTQSTLRGQACQPQQARISYNSARNTVLLHRMWKGPQRNGTSPNFNGNATTSTYYQNMNVVLNDTNCPYYQLYGPPPSYETVIAQTRGKASSTPTSPEARATRLNLVAGSNVITNPSAPSYFAYPCSPARLNSTMMDPGSRGQQSMQQCTNSPVNSRQNNTEDCMQENAAYVRFPQYCPAENVIGSAAIVRQNFCVSPLRQERSSETLSTIDTSERPPIVHGTSRKGKTLKPEVDSTGSKERMILRDICEGVDCTISQMHGHTKLESCSSKERYGQHRQQLWKEDMKDDDVDEFFSAVRSRKTEKSDEIVVGRINAGGLYKFVGRYATGSQHDEDKEEEEEEREEEEDEEKEVRDSLDSHERIFTRTTFVLSENAKGKHDFANRVLTDVATSPQSNPSNNVIAGSFVSAARHFDATRTITDSGFESKRRLDRSKSLD from the exons ATGTTTTTCGCCAAAATGACAGGTAGCACGAAGAGGAAATTAGCGATATTCATAGGAACGTCCAAATGTTTAGTTTAT GCAGAAGCCAAATATTGTGCCTCTGAAATGCCTGAACAAGTGAAATATTATGA ATGTTCAAGAAGTGAATACTGTTGCGCCTTCGGCTGCTGCGTCTCTCCTGGActtcattttcatcatttatgGTATTATTG gaTCTTAgttataattatgtttctgGTGTGCTCCGGAGGTGGTTGGTGGTATCGATATAGGTTACAAGGAAGATATAGAACCACTGCATCCACAATCCCAAGTAGATCTTCCAACTCGAGAACGCAAAGCACACTTCGAGGTCAAGCTTGTCAACCACAACAAGCCCGTATCTCTTATAATTCAGCAAGAAACACCGTCTTATTACATCGTATGTGGAAAG GTCCTCAAAGGAATGGAACGTCTCCCAATTTCAACGGGAATGCAACGACGTCaacatattatcaaaatatgaATGTAGTGTTGAACGACACCAATTGTCcctattatcaattatatggTCCACCGCCGAGTTACGAAACGGTGATCGCTCAGACTCGAGGGAAGGCGTCGTCGACGCCAACATCACCAGAAGCAAGAGCTACCAGATTGAACTTGGTAGCAGGGAGTAATGTGATAACGAATCCGAGCGCGCCTTCATATTTCGCTTATCCGTGCAGTCCAGCGAGATTAAATTCTACCATGATGGATCCGGGCTCGCGTGGTCAACAGTCCATGCAACAGTGTACAAACAGTCCGGTGAATTCACGACAGAATAACACCGAGGATTGTATGCAGGAGAATGCAGCGTACGTACGTTTTCCGCAGTATTGTCCGGCGGAGAATGTTATCGGTAGCGCTGCCATCGTCAGGCAGAATTTTTGTGTTTCTCCTTTGAGACAGGAGCGGAGTTCGGAGACGCTCTCAACGATTGACACTTCTGAACGTCCGCCAATCGTTCATGGTACTTCGAGAAAAGGTAAAACGCTTAAGCCAGAAGTCGACTCGACCGGCTCGAAAGAACGGATGATTTTGAGAGATATTTGTGAGGGCGTGGACTGTACGATATCTCAGATGCATGGACACACGAAGCTCGAAAGTTGTTCctcgaaagaaagatacgGACAGCATCGTCAGCAACTATGGAAAGAGGACATGAAGGACGATGACGTAGATGAATTTTTCTCGGCCGTTCGTTCGAGGAAAACGGAGAAATCGGATGAAATCGTCGTTGGCCGGATTAATGCTGGTGGATTGTACAAATTTGTCGGAAGATATGCCACTGGTTCGCAACACGATGAGgataaggaggaagaagaagaagaaagagaggaagaggaggacgaggaaaaGGAAGTCAGGGATTCCTTAGATTCTCACGAAAGGATCTTCACGCGAACAACTTTTGTTTTGTCCGAGAACGCTAAGGGGAAACATGATTTCGCAAATCGTGTTCTTACGGATGTCGCTACGAGTCCTCAATCAAATCCATCCAATAATGTGATAGCGGGGTCATTCGTTTCCGCCGCGAGACATTTCGACGCGACGAGAACGATTACCGACTCTGGTTTTGAAAGTAAACGTAGATTAGACAGGTCAAAGTCGTTAGATTAA
- the LOC124950840 gene encoding transaldolase, with product MSEPQLKKVKMSSSLAQLKEMTTVVADTGDFEAMEQFKPTDATTNPSLILAAASQKKYANLIDKAVHYGKKTGSTLEEQIEAALDFTCILFGKEILNIIPGRVSTEVDARLSFNKNASIEKAKKLIDLYEENGVDKERVLIKLASTWEGIQAAKELEEKYGIHCNLTLLFSFTQAIACAEAGVTLISPFVGRILDWYVANTDKKVYEAKEDPGVLSVTKIYNYYKKFGYKTVVMGASFRNTGEIKQLAGCDFLTISPKLLEELEKSNEPIRKVLTEDAAKKSDLHKINLNEAKFRWLLNEDQMATDKLSEGIRKFAVDVRKLEKLLQEKLQ from the exons ATGAGTGAGCCACAATTAAAGAAAGTGAAGATGTCGAGTTCACTGGCTCAATTAAAGGAGATGACAACAGTTGTTGCCGACACCGGTGACTTTGAAG CCATGGAACAATTTAAACCGACTGATGCAACTACCAATCCATCCTTGATTCTTGCTGCAGCCAGTCAAAAGAAATATgctaatttaattgataaagcTGTTCATTATGGCAAAAAGACAGGATc cacaTTAGAAGAACAAATTGAAGCAGCATTAGATTTCACATGTATCTTGTTTGGTAAAGAAATACTTAATATTATTCCTGGAAGAGTTTCTACAGAAGTAGATGCTCGGCTATCATTCAACAAAAATGCTAGCattgaaaaagcaaaaaagttGATTGATTTATATGAAGAGAATGGGGTAGACAAGGAacgtgtattaattaaattagctTCTACCTGGGAAGGTATTCAAGCTGCAAA agaaCTTGAAGAAAAGTATGGCATTCATTGCAATCtaactcttttattttctttcactcaAGCTATTGCTTGTGCAGAAGCTGGAGTAACTCTTATTTCACCTTTCGTTGGCAGAATTCTTGATTG GTACGTAGCAAACACAGATAAGAAAGTATATGAAGCTAAAGAAGATCCAGGAGTATTATCagttacaaaaatttataactaCTATAAAAAATTTGGTTATAAAACTGTTGTAATGGGTGCTTCTTTTAGAAATACAG gTGAAATTAAGCAACTGGCTGGTTGTGATTTTTTAACTATAAGTCCAAAATTATTGGAAGAATTGGAAAAAAGCAACGAACCTATTCGTAAAGTATTAACAGAGGATGCAGCTAAAAAAAGCGATCTACacaaaatcaatttaaatgaaGCCAAGTTCAGATGGCTTTTAAATGAGGATCAGATGGCAACTGATAAACTAAGCGAAGGTATTCGTAAATTTGCAGTAGATGTGCGCAAACTTGAAAAACTATTGCAAGAAAAATTGCAATaa